One window from the genome of Carnobacteriaceae bacterium zg-84 encodes:
- the trmB gene encoding tRNA (guanosine(46)-N7)-methyltransferase TrmB codes for MRLRHKPWAKEKIEQHPQYVVQHPKEWKGRWHERFNNNNPIHIEIGTGKGQFIVGMAKANPTINYIGIELQTSVVVVALDKLIEEDLPNLQLLHINGGDVTEFFDNGEVDRIYLNFSDPWPKKKHEKRRLTYKTFLESDEQILVPNGEIHFKTDNQGLFEYSLASFSQYGMHLKQVWLDLHTSDFEGNIMTEYEQKFSAKGQRIYRVEAAFVEKK; via the coding sequence ATGCGATTAAGACATAAGCCGTGGGCAAAAGAAAAGATTGAACAACATCCACAATACGTTGTTCAACATCCAAAAGAATGGAAAGGTCGTTGGCACGAACGTTTTAATAATAACAATCCTATTCACATCGAAATTGGAACAGGAAAAGGTCAATTTATTGTGGGTATGGCAAAAGCTAATCCGACAATTAACTATATTGGTATTGAATTACAAACGAGTGTTGTAGTCGTAGCTTTAGATAAATTGATTGAAGAAGATTTACCAAACTTACAATTATTGCACATTAACGGAGGAGATGTGACAGAGTTTTTTGATAATGGGGAAGTGGATCGTATTTATTTAAACTTTAGTGATCCGTGGCCAAAGAAAAAACACGAAAAACGACGTTTAACTTACAAAACCTTTTTAGAAAGTGATGAACAAATTTTGGTTCCGAATGGTGAAATTCATTTCAAAACGGATAATCAAGGTTTGTTTGAGTATTCATTGGCAAGTTTTTCTCAATATGGCATGCACTTAAAACAAGTGTGGTTAGATTTGCATACGAGTGATTTTGAAGGCAATATTATGACAGAGTATGAACAAAAATTTTCGGCAAAAGGACAACGTATTTACCGTGTCGAAGCAGCTTTTGTGGAGAAAAAATAA
- a CDS encoding Bax inhibitor-1/YccA family protein, whose translation MEHQTIYSVEQERGLNRFVARTFLWMMIGLAISTLSAYMLLKTKVLFYHIVSNSFFYYGIFMIEIMLAYSLRINLEKIENKMSYIVKFIVYSILTGVTFAVVGALYEPMSIVYALVSTIPLFAMLAIYGYTTNRDLTKIGTIARPIMIGLIISILMNGLLFKSNFIELMISIVVLLIFSGLTAYDMQKIKAVYLYFENQPHVHNSLIVSCALELYLDFINMFISVLNIFGKLKD comes from the coding sequence ATGGAACACCAAACAATTTATTCTGTGGAACAAGAAAGAGGACTAAACCGATTTGTTGCAAGGACGTTTTTATGGATGATGATTGGGTTAGCCATTAGTACGCTTTCAGCGTATATGCTACTCAAAACAAAGGTTTTATTTTATCACATCGTTTCCAATTCATTTTTTTATTATGGTATTTTTATGATTGAAATTATGTTAGCTTATTCGCTACGCATCAATTTAGAAAAAATCGAAAATAAAATGTCTTATATTGTGAAATTTATCGTGTATTCGATACTGACTGGTGTGACATTTGCTGTGGTGGGTGCTTTATATGAACCGATGAGCATTGTCTATGCGCTCGTGTCAACTATTCCTTTGTTTGCTATGTTAGCCATTTATGGTTATACAACAAACCGAGATTTAACAAAAATAGGAACAATTGCAAGACCTATTATGATTGGGTTAATCATTTCTATTCTGATGAATGGCTTACTTTTCAAAAGTAATTTTATTGAGTTGATGATTTCTATTGTTGTATTATTAATATTTTCAGGTTTAACAGCGTATGATATGCAAAAAATTAAAGCAGTGTATCTTTATTTTGAAAACCAACCACACGTACACAACTCACTTATTGTATCTTGTGCATTGGAATTATATTTAGATTTCATCAATATGTTTATATCTGTTTTAAATATTTTTGGTAAATTAAAAGATTAG
- a CDS encoding phosphotransferase family protein — MDYRMDSEWDLYPLGGETGQSYMGVKGKQNIFLKRNTTPFLAAVSTEGMTPKLLWTKRTVHGEVLTAQEWIDARQLDEEEMVQMDVLNLVRDIHQSEPLLKMLKQIDGKVCSPMDCLSLYAEDLQTDLRTNHFLNDVYNYLQQRAVMLIDTPKTVCHGDLNHRNFLLEKTGRLYLVDWEMVKLCDPMLDIANILCQYVDRKDWLTWIDVYGLEINQDLIERLEWYVLYDCLISIKKNHFQGRYRQMNNSILLIKDVLKQIRNR, encoded by the coding sequence ATGGATTATAGAATGGATTCAGAGTGGGATTTATATCCATTAGGTGGCGAAACGGGTCAGTCCTATATGGGTGTTAAAGGAAAACAAAATATATTTTTAAAACGAAACACAACACCATTTTTAGCGGCCGTTTCTACGGAGGGTATGACACCTAAATTATTATGGACAAAAAGAACGGTTCACGGCGAAGTGTTAACGGCTCAGGAATGGATTGATGCTAGACAATTAGACGAAGAAGAAATGGTTCAAATGGACGTTTTGAATTTAGTAAGAGATATTCATCAATCAGAACCTTTATTGAAAATGCTCAAACAAATTGACGGTAAAGTTTGCTCGCCAATGGATTGTTTGTCACTCTATGCAGAAGATTTGCAAACAGATTTAAGAACAAATCACTTTTTAAATGATGTTTACAATTATTTACAACAACGAGCAGTGATGTTGATAGATACACCAAAAACGGTGTGTCACGGCGATTTAAATCATCGTAATTTTCTATTAGAAAAAACAGGACGTTTGTATTTGGTTGATTGGGAAATGGTCAAACTTTGTGACCCAATGTTAGATATTGCCAATATTTTGTGTCAATATGTAGATAGAAAAGATTGGTTAACATGGATTGATGTTTATGGGCTAGAGATAAATCAAGACCTTATTGAGCGGTTAGAATGGTACGTGCTATACGATTGCTTGATAAGTATTAAGAAAAATCATTTCCAAGGTCGATACAGACAAATGAATAATAGTATTTTACTGATAAAAGATGTATTAAAACAAATAAGAAATCGTTAA